AATGGCCCTGACCTTTTCGGCAATCCGCTGCGCCGCGGCGATCACCTGCGACTCGTCGAGGGTTGCCACCTTCCCGTCGCGCATCAATATCTGGCCGTCGACGATTGTCGTGCGGACGTCTGTGCCCTTTGCCACGTACACGAGATGCGAGATCGGATCATAGAGCGGCGTTGCCCGTGCCGAGGCGGTAGACACGGCAATCAGGTCGGCGCGCTTTCCGACCTCCAGCGAGCCAATACGATCCGCCATGTGGAGAGCGCGCGCGCCACCAATCGTTGCCATCTCCAGCGCGACGCCCGCAGGGACGGCGCTCGGATCCCGCGTGGTGCTCTTGTGCAGGAACGCCGCGAGACGCATGGCTTCGAACATGTCGAGATCGTTGTTGCTCGCCGCACCGTCGGTGCCGAGGCCCACCAGCAGACCTTCGCGCAGCATCGTTGGTACGGGTGCGGTACCGGCCGCCAGCTTCATGTTGCTCTCGGGATTATGCGAGCAGCCGATGTCGGCAGCTGCCGCCGTCCGAATGTCCTCATCGGTAAGCCAGATACAATGCGCGGCGAGAACGTTCGGGCCGAGGAAGCCAATCGACGCAAGATAGCCGACAGGTGACGTTTGATACTTTTCGCGGGCGCTCTCGACCTCCGACTCCGCTTCGGCCATGTGGATGAGGAGCGGCACCTGATGTTCGCGGGCGAGATCGCGTGCGGCCGTGAGCGTCTTCCCGTCATTGGTGTAGAGCGCGTGCGGTGCGACTGCGGGCGTGACGATCGAGTCTTGCTTCCATTCCTCCACGAACCGCTCGGTGCGCTCCAGCCCCGCTTTCGGCGTTGGCGCGTCCGGGGCTGGAAACCCAATGATGGTCTGGCCGAGAACGCCACGGAGGCCCGCCCGCTTGACCGCGGCCGCAATCTCCTCCTCGAAGTAGTACATGTCGGCAAACGTCGTGGTGCCGGACTGGATCATCTCGAGCGCGGCCAGCTCCGTGCCCACGCGGACGAACTCTGGTGACACCGCCTTGGCCTCAGCCGGAAAGATATATTTCTGCAACCAGTCCATGAGCACCAGGTCGTCGGCTAGGCCGCGGAAGAGCACCATCGGGGCGTGTGTGTGCGTGTTGATGAGCCCGGGCAGGACAATGTGATTACTGGCATCGATGCGCGTGGCTGCGCGAAACCGCGCGTCCACACGGGCCGGCGTATCCACGAGGACGATTGCACCATCGTCGATGGCCACCGCGCCAGGTGCCAGCACGCGGCGCTCCTCGTCCATCGTCACAACGGTCCCGCCGCTGACAATGAGCGAGATGCTCGATTGGCCCGTTTGGGCGTGAGGTGTGGTCTGGAGGACAGCGTGCGCGAACACCGCTGCTAGGGCAATGCAGGCAAGAAGGACGATGGATCGTCGCAGCATCTGCTCATAGTAATGCCGAAGCCTAGATGGCAGCATGACGACCACCGTGGTGCATGAC
The Luteitalea sp. genome window above contains:
- a CDS encoding amidohydrolase family protein; this encodes MLPSRLRHYYEQMLRRSIVLLACIALAAVFAHAVLQTTPHAQTGQSSISLIVSGGTVVTMDEERRVLAPGAVAIDDGAIVLVDTPARVDARFRAATRIDASNHIVLPGLINTHTHAPMVLFRGLADDLVLMDWLQKYIFPAEAKAVSPEFVRVGTELAALEMIQSGTTTFADMYYFEEEIAAAVKRAGLRGVLGQTIIGFPAPDAPTPKAGLERTERFVEEWKQDSIVTPAVAPHALYTNDGKTLTAARDLAREHQVPLLIHMAEAESEVESAREKYQTSPVGYLASIGFLGPNVLAAHCIWLTDEDIRTAAAADIGCSHNPESNMKLAAGTAPVPTMLREGLLVGLGTDGAASNNDLDMFEAMRLAAFLHKSTTRDPSAVPAGVALEMATIGGARALHMADRIGSLEVGKRADLIAVSTASARATPLYDPISHLVYVAKGTDVRTTIVDGQILMRDGKVATLDESQVIAAAQRIAEKVRAITKP